The DNA region CATGCTTGGGAAGTTAAACTTAATCCAAAACCATccgtatatataaaaaaaaacgaaactgaAATGAAAGTGGCATACAGTTCGAAGCCTGTTAACTGCGTATGTAGGCATGAATGAATAATACAactctattttatatataagccTCTCCTACAAACTTTTCATAGTAGCAATcacctcaacaacaacaataaaaaaatgatgtatttttctttctttttagggGAAATTCGAACTCcacttacaaaaaaagaaaagggcaCATCTACAATGATACATAAGCAAGAAAACGAGAActccaaaaattatatatggtcgacaccaaaaaaaaaaactagagaaatcacaaaaaataatcAGGGGTCTTACGGGTAGTATCGGGTTCGACTTGTCGAGAAGCTGGATCGAACTGGAGGAAGTTCTGCTCCATGTTCTCTCCTATCTCTAAGATCGCTGCCATGTTTCCACACCGATAGCAATAGTTTGGTGCACTAAACACAGTCACCACATTCTTATCCTATTACCATAAAAAGCAGAGAGATCAACAATTCAATCTGCAAGAGACAGACCAATCATGCCGTAGAACCTTGAGCAGAGAGATGAATGTACATACCTGACACCAGTTGAAACCTTCCATGACAAGTTGATGCGCTCTTGATATGAGACTGAGTCCATTGTTGTGATTAAACTGAGCTGCGATGTCCTGTCCAAATGTATAACCAGCACCTCTTGGAGATATTCCCCATCCACAGCGATCATCGGGATCAGACCATAGTAAATCACACATTGGTCCTTCATGTGGAACCTACAGATCAAACCATACATAGTTCAAAAAGATGACCAATAGCATCTCAAGTAAAGAGAATATGTAGAGACACAGGAAGAGAGTATAACTCTTCCAACTAAGTCCAACCTAAGTAAGGCCTTAagcagagaaaaagaaaggtaTACCTCTTGTATCCGATCCAAGCTTCGGATATTATCAAGGGTATCTAGAGACGGTGAAAGCCCTCCATGCAAACAGAAAACCTGTAATGGATAAAAAATCTGATGAGTCAAAAGCTGTTACGAAGGAGAAAGATGTCTCAAACACCAACTGTGAAAAGAACAGCTCAAACCTGAGACTCTATGAGGGCTGTAAGAGGAAGATAATCAAAAAGGTCAGTAAAATACTTCCAGACATTAGCATTCCCGTACTTCCTCAAGCATTCGTCATAAAAACCATAGCTGAAACAGAGACGCCAAAACACACATCAGACTCAGACATCAGACTCAAACACGCATCATTCGTAACAAAACATTATGCTTACTAGAAAAAATAAGCTTACACTTGGGTAATCTGACGACTCTCGTGATTCCCTCGCAAGATTGTGAGTCTATCCCTGTAGCGTACTTTCAATGCCACCAATAGAGAAACTGTCTCTACTGAATAGTAACCACGGTCTGCAAAGAACAAAAGCAAGAcaataagaaaccaaaaaaacattacttATTAAACTGAAACTAGCTAAACAAGCAAACTTGAATCATACTCACATctttaataattacaaaaagctGTCACCATCGTATATTAACACCATTGAATGGTTAAAAATTCAAGACTCCAAAAGGCTATAATTCATAGAAGTGTAATTATGAAAGTGAGCATCACAAAGGCTCTCTAAATTGGGAAATTTCAGTACCTAAACACTCGAAAAGCAGAACCTACAACAAGTAACTCACtttagatatttaaataaaaaaggtgATACTTTTCAAAGATTCaccaatttccaaaaaaaaaaaacgcagatCTAAAAACGAAAAgggagcgaagaagaagaagaaggacagaCCTACATAGTCACCCATGAAGAGGTAATTAGTATCAGGAGCGTTACCACCGATACGAAAGAGCTCAATAAGGTCATAAAACTGGCCGTGAATATCGCCGCAAACGGTAACAGGACACTTCACAGGCTGAACATTGTATTCCTCAACAAGGATCGCTCTCGCTTGATCGCACAGCGTCCTTACATCCGCCTCCGATAAAGGTTTACACTCCATCAGCTGCTCGATCTGACGGTCCAGATCTCCGTTCGACGGCATCTCTATATAAGCCACCACACCCGATCCGATCCTAATATACTCAcagatggatgaagaagatgaaatcgcCGCCGGAGATTGTATCCGCCAGGCTAAATATGTTCGAACCGGAGATCAAATCCTGTCTCTTTGGTCTTCCCTGTtcagcttctcttctctctctctctcgtagctgagaaaaaaaaattggatatttgtgttttgtttgttagaccaaaccaaacaaaaaaaaagtgggcAGTCTAAAACAGACACAAGTACAAATGTTTTATGACCCGGTTTAAGTTCGGTTTTTTCCTgttactttttgaaaaaaaaaatttcgtgtATGATTCcgttggttttaaatttagttacATTAGGATTGAGGCCAAACCGGATACGATTTGGATTATAATCAGTGACAAAGTCTCTAACTTCATTTTCCAACATCCTTTATCTCGGATGATCTTGCCATCACAACTTCAGAACCGTCTTCAACCACCAAAAAATTGAGGAAGTGGAACGCCAGAGTGGATGGTACGCCAAAGTGAGCCGTCATCAACCGCTTTAGGGAGCTTGATGAACTCAGATTTGATGCCCAAACCAGGTTTAAAACTGACACTTGCTGTCgacaaagagaagaacaaggtggTATTCGCTGACGTCGCTAAAGAATTTGTCGAGCAACTCTACGGAATCATGTCTCTGCCAATGGGCACCGTGGTGCGTTTGCTGGATAAGGAGAATCGTACTCCAATTGGATGTTTGAGCAACTTGTACAAGAGCGTGGGTGATATGGGCATTGATGATTTCCGGTTTGAGGAGTGCTCAAACATCCGCTTGCACTCCTCAAACCGGAAATCATCAATACCCATATCACCCACGCTCTTGTACAAGTTGCTCAAACATCCAATTGAAGTATGATTCTCCTTATCCAGCAAGCGCACCACAATGCCCAATGACATGGACAAGAACCCGTAGAGTAGGTCAACAAAGTCTTTACCAACTTCGGCGTATACCACCGTGTTCTTCACTTCGTCCACAATGAGATTCAGTTTAAAAACTGGTGGCATGCCACTGGAAACCACAAATTCTCAGTGCTTGTTTCTCTGCcagtgaaaaccaaaaattctTAGAACAAGTAAAACAAGGTAGCCTCAAAGGAAATGAAACTCAAACTATAGGATATAAATGGAAAAgataacataataaataattatctcTTGTAAACACTATATATAATGTAACCCTACTATCTAATAGAATCATTCAGCCTCCTATTCTATACAAACAAGGTAGAAAAGGAAACTCAAACCAAAGGAAAGCTGGAATCGTTACCTTTGTCAAGTGCATCCATGAGATCCGACGCTGGTTTCTCTGCCAGTGAAAACCACAAATTCTTAGAACAACTCAATCAAACAAGGTAGTCACAGAAAAAAGGAATCTCAACTTGTTTAATCTTAGGGAAAAGAAAGCTACggtttaaaagaaaaggaaaactgGAGAAGAGAGTAGAGATGTTACCTTCGGGAGGTGGATCCAGGGACTTCTTCGGATTTGGAGTCTCTGCCATGTTTGATCACTCGTTAGGGGTTTCAATCGAAGAGAAACGTAAAACAATTAGGCGAATAGACGACAAGTGCCTGAACTTATATAGTATATGATGTTTCCAGTTTTGACCcccaatttgttttttgttttgtaattcaGTAACACAGAAAAATTCTATCAACTTAAAAACCCTCTTGATATAAATGGTAAATTATGAAATAGCTAATTTGACCATTGACCAAATGTCTATTTCAAATCTACAACTCATTTTCGTTATCGTAAAACCAATCTAGAGATTTCAGGATGTCAGTGAATCACTTTGTCACCGGTACATAATATTTCCATCATTTTGTACATTAAATTGTTTCGACTGAAATAGTcattttcaaaacaatttttttttcattcttaaaaatatcatcTATTTGTGTGTATTCCAAGTTTCCAACTTCACTTTAGCATTTTTTCCGTTATTAACACTTGcccaatttaatttaattttatagaaGTAAAAAAGATAACTcagaaatataatttaaaaataaaaataaaaccaaataaaaaaataagtaataacaCTAGAGCGTGATTGATAGACTCAAATTTATCTTTGAattactctctcaaattaggaaatataatatttaggaGTCAAATTCTACATAGACTCAAGTTTACACAACATATTAATTAGTATCAAATTGAGTTAAACCAAATAGATTGTATTTAAAATAGCAAAACAACTGAAAAGAACGTTGTAAAATCAATAGGAAAAGCGTGAAGCTTAGAGAAATTTTCAAGTACTTCTGAATTGCATATAAAATAATtgtcataattaattaataattgttCTAAAACTTAAATCACAATTGTAAACTAACCACCTTATTCACCTCCTATTAGCTTAACCaatgaaaatagagtaatatgTCACGTAATAttatacttaaaaataaatcaaaattttttaaaaatcaacaaattaagaaaataaaatctatatatttttaaataaacaatgttaaatatcagtttgggtttagatttttcaatttaaaaaaaattataatcggTTTGTGTTTATAACACTCCATAAAGTTAAgcttattttattgttaagaacTTGAGagattatttcttatttttgtatgctataatatttgttttatcatAAAGATTATctaaaaaatgtgattttgaaATCCTTTTTGCATGATTTACAAATccactttattttatttcaaaatcaaaacacgCATCATTCATAACAAAAGATTATGCATACTAGAAAACAAGAGCTTACACTTGGGTAATCTGCCGACTCTCGTGATTCCATCGCAAGATTGTGAGTCTATCCCTGTAGCGTACTTTCAGTGCCACCAATTGAGAAACTGTCTCTACTGAATAGTAACCACGGTCTGCAAAGAACAATAGCAAGAcaataagaaaccaaaaaagcaTTCCTTATTAAATTGAAAACAAGCAAACTTGGATCATCCTCACTTAATTCATTAGTTAGAAAAAGCTGCCACCATCATATATTAACACTATTGAATGGTTAAAAATCCAAAGGCTAGAAGAATTCATAGAAGCGTAATTATGAAAGTGAGCATCACAAGGCTCTCTAAAATGGGGAAATTTCAGTACCTAACACTCGAAAAGCAGAAACTGAAGTAAGTTGATGATTAACACAATTGAATGGTTAAGTTGatttaataattagaaaaagcTGTCACCATCACGTATTAACACTATTAGATGGTACTCAATTTATTAACAGCTTTATTGGTGACATCCACTCCCTTGACCACTGCTTTGGGGAACTTACTTTTGAAGAAGCCCAAAATGGCGAGAGTGTAAGGCATCATTTAAGGACTTTGTTAGGCAGTATGATCTTGCAGACATGCTTTAGTTTCTTGTAACCGTTGGTTCAATTTCATTTCATATCACGAACTAGATGCAGTCCTTTTCTCTCTATAGTTTCTCGAACGTATTTTAAGGCCTTTGTTATGATGCTACCTAATTATGCATTTACcggattttatttaattaacagTTCTAGAATCGTATTGAAATGGTCGCTTATGTCATATATTTGtgagatgttttgttttttttttgcttaaccGAAATAAGCTTTGACTTTTCCCCCAGTGGGAGTAAATTAACAATTTCAATACACCTATACAGATCTACGTGTCCTAAAGATGAACAGTAGATCAAAGGTTTGTTTTAGATATGCAAAatcaaactctgaaaataagCAACTTTTCTCTTAGACAAAGGATGTTGGAAAAATGAAGTTAGAGACTTTGAGTGACTCAATAAGGTCAACTTTTGGTCCATCGGCAAAACCACTTCGCTAATGGTATGTATTCTTcacatttctctcttttgtaaTTTCTTCCTCCTCGTTGGTCTTCTTCATTTTGTAATCTTCCTTTCaaatgtttttgactttttttacCTTTATACCCATTACTATATTTATCTCAGCTTGAGTTTAGTCAGATGTTTGTAAAAATGGTCATTGCATTTTGTCAAAATTGTGGTTCAAGAGAAGCTTCACtgtacaaaatcaaacaaagatgaaatcGCCGCCTGAGATTGTGTAGTCCAGGCTAAAGATGTTCGAACCGGAGATCAAATCCTGTCTCTCTGGACCTGGTCGTCCCTCTTCAGCTGAGGAAAAAATTGGACATTTGTGTTTTATGATCCGGTTTAAGTtcggttttttttgttaacttttttgataatttctatTTCTCCTGCATGATTACATTAGGATTGAGGCCAAACCGGATAGGATTTGGATTGTAATCAGTGACATGTTTGGAGTCGAGCTGTGTGTTTATAGTTTTAATTTGCGTAAACGACTAGTAATCGAATGGGCCTGGACTATGGACAAGGGGTATGGGGTGAGTAAAAttgcaagaaaaaggaaaaaaaaaatgaaaggggGCGTTCCGAGAAttgaactcgggacctctcgcaccctaagcgagaatcataccactagaccaaacgcCCGTTTGATGTTAACTTATACGGTACCTATAATTTATTGAACCATTAGTTTTCGTAGTCGACCGAACATTCTTCATTTTCttacatatcatatcatatcaattGTTAGAAAGTGTgaccaagatttttttttagataaaaatgagGATATTAGCTTTTACTTTTACTAAATTAATCATAAGTTTGTAACTATTATGGAATAAAAAAAtcgtaaataaaattattaaattttgttaataatatttaaaaaatgtagtatataattttgaggattataaataacaattatttttagattattaccgtttttaggttttttagaCTTCGATTGATAACATTGATGATAATTTTATGGCATAAGTTACATTTTATCTTACACATACATTATGTAAATTTTCTTATCAATATGTACATGTTACCAACGGGAACCATATGTACCATCATCTTTTActgaataaaaatgaaaaccttAATTGTGCTTTGACTTGTATTTTTTTAGGGTCAAATAacataatttgaaaaccaaaaattttgatttggaattaaaaaaaaaaaaacccaaatatgTAAACCTTCCACTTCACTCGGAAGGTCTGATGATACAGGCATGAAGatttttgtgtgtatatataacaagttcctcctctcttcttttcctcctcctcctcttcttcctcgttcCGTTGCCTTACCCtcttccctcctcctcctcctcctccgcacCCAAAACCCCCAGATAGAGAGAGACAAGTGAGATTGCTCCTAATCAGAAGCAATCTCACCTTTGGGATAacatattttcaacttttttcttcCCGGTGACTCGAAAAACGAAGCTTCTTTTGCTTTTCATTTCACAAAGGTTCCTACTTGAAAACTCTGGCGGCTAACGTTTTCGCCGATCTTCTCACTTCTCTTTCGAAGTTTCGTCTTCTAACCAAGGAAACGAAAGAAGCTCCTCGTCACCTTTTGAGTAACGTGATCCGTTCTAACAAaggttttaaaatcaaaatctctgatttttttatttttttattttaccatttTTGTTCGATTTTTCCGATGATAGATCTATTAGTAGGGTTAACGATTCCGTGCTGTTTCTTTGGACTTGGATTTATTTTCAGGGTTCTTCGTTTTATTTGgctgctaaaaaaaaaaacctgattttttgattttcttggaagaagagatgaagagacTTAGAGAAGATGTTCAACCTGAACCTGAACCTCAAAAGCGAAGGGCTGAAGTTTCATCTCGAGGAGAAACGtaaatctctctttttcaatTTCGCTTTTGTTCTGTGGTCATtaacttgaaaaataaaattcttcaaTGTAGTTAGCTGGAGTTTTGAATATGCTTTTAAAGTGTTTTAAGTTACATGTGTTTGTGCAATGCAGAAACAAGCAACCTAAAACCCTTGATGCCCTGACGTATCTCAAATCTGTAAAGGATATTTTTCATGACAATAAAGAGAAATATGAGTCATTCCTTGAGCTCATGAAGGACTTTAAAGCTCAGAGGTATATTTACTttgctcttctcttctcttctcttctcgttTTTAGTTTCATTCTTTCTTGTTTATAGAGGTCACAGAAGGAATGCGGGTATCTGTGGATGTCACAGTGTGAACTGCGTGTGTTTATGGTCTCTTATGTTGCTTGCAGAATCAACACTGAAGGTGTCATCGAAAGAATTAAAGAATTGTTCAAGGGTTACAAGAACCTACTTTTAGGTTTTAATACTTTCTTGCCCAAAGGGTATAAAATAACCCTTCAGCCGGAGGAAGAGAAACCTAAGGTCCGGGTGGATTTCAAAGACGCTATCGGTTTTGTCACCAAGATTAATGTTTGTATGTGATGTGGTAAATGACGTTCTACGgtatatgttgattttttttttttagttaaggTTTACTGGTGTTTCTTCGTTTGCAGACGAGGTTCGGAGATGATGAACATGCGTACAAAAGTTTTCTAGACATCCTGAACATGTATAGAAAGGAAAGAAAGTCCATCTCTGAGGTCTACAAAGAGGTATGTTTATTGTTAATGCAGAGACTTTTAATTCTTCAAACTTTCTTTTTCACATGTTACTTGTTAGAGAGACAGTTCTCTGATATTGTCTGTTGTGTAGGTCACTATGCTATTCAAGGGCCATGAAGATCTGCTCATGGAGTTCGTTAATTTCTTACCTAATTGTCTAGAATCAGCTCCTTCAGCAACGAAGGCAGTACATCGTCACAAGGGCACTGCAACTTCTGGCATGCATTCTGATAAGGTTACTCTTAATTCTGATAAGGCAATATTGCAGTTAGCAAGGTTTTCATGGTGGCAGAAATCCGTTATGGCCATATATCCTTCCTACACTGTTTTAAGAGTCTCATAATTTAAGATCAAGATAAAATATGCATTTTACGTAGGGATTTTTTTGAGTGAGAAGTTGATACACTCTTATTTACACAGAAACTAAAACTGCGATGTAAGCTTGAGGATAATTCTGAACACTCTGACCAACGAGAAGATGGTGATGAGAACCTTGTCGCTTGTTCCCCTGGTAATTCTCTGGGTCTGTTACATTTTTTCTACAGTTCAGCTTTATGATTGTGAAAATGTCTTCCATTATCTAGTGATAAGCAAGCAAGTCTTCTCTGTCACAAATGTGCCAACATTTTGATACTGTGACTATGGTcaatttcttgtttgtttatgaCTTAAGTAGTCAGTGGTATGTATCTTGGTTCTGGTGTTCAAATTATGTTTAactttttgcataatttttctcttcatttttctATACTGATCATACCCAATCTTAACCTTTTGCAGAATCCTTCTCTTCATTTTTGTTATACTGTGATCATAcccaatcttgtttttgttaatggttTAAGTGGTCAGTAATTTATATCTGGTAATGATGTAGTTAATTTTTGCAGACTCCCTTGTTAAAGAAGGTCGTCCAGGAGATTTTCAAGATGATGAAAATAGAGAAGATACTGAAACAGATACAGCAGATAGAACTGAAAAAAGTGCAGCATCTGGCAGTAAAGATATCGGAAATCACAGACCCACCACCCCGTATGTGGGAACACCTATAAATGAACTTGATCTCTCTGAATGCACTCAGTGTACGCCAAGTTATCGGCTCCTACCAAAGGATGTGGGTTTTTCCTTAAACAATATTGTTCTATTACACTTTAATTTACTGtatcattttgttctcttataaTCATATGGTTGGTCTTTTCCCATGCAGTATGCAGTTGAGATTCCAAGCTACAGAAATACACTTGGTAAAAAGACACTCAATGACCACCTGGTATCTGTCACCTCCGGGAGTGAAGATTACTCATTCAGTCATATGCGCAAAAACCAGTATGAAGAAAGCTTATTTCGGTGTGAGGATGATAGGTATGATCTGGTAGTTTGATGAAAAATCTCGTTATCCACCTTTTATATACAGTATAGTAGGCTCATATATCCTCGTTTTATGACCAAATAGATTTTCTCCTATTACTTTGGCATGCTTAAGTTTATCTTTTATGTGGGAGGGACTTCTCTCCTTTCATATAGTTTGCCTGGAACCTTTCATGTAGAAATGGTGATTCTTTGTTCTTGGTAGAATCCCTCAGTTTAACATTCCTAATGCGTGTTCAGGTATGAAATGGACATGTTACTAGGATCTGTAAGTTCAGCAATCAAACACGTGGAAATCCTTCTGGAAAAGATGAACAACAACACTATCTCAGTAGACACTACTATATGTATCGAGAAACACTTATCAGGTAAGTTGTTAGTTTGGAACAAATCTAGTTTGGCTATAGATTGTCTGTTCTTCATTCATTTGTGCTATAACACTCTATGTGATTGTATCTAATAGCTATGAACTTAAGATGCATTGAGCGGTTATACGGTGATAATGGGCTTGATGTCATGGATCTTTTGAAGAAGAACATGCATAGTGCTTTACCGGTGATACTGACGCGCTTGAAGCAGAAGCAAGAAGAATGGGCAAGGTGCCACTCTGATTTCCAGAAAGTTTGGGCTGAAGTATATGCTAAGAATCACCACAAGTCACTAGATCATCGTAGTTTCTATTTCAAGCAGCAGGACTCTAAGAACTTGAGCACAAAATGTAAGCTTCTTTATTAAAATTCTACTTATTAAGTTCATTATGTGAAAATCTCAACCTACTTTAGGATTAATAAAGCCACATCCATTAGCAACTTCTTTCTCAATCTCGTCATTTTGAAGAGAGGATGGTGAAGCGAGAGaaagtgttgttttttttttaataatagatTGCTGATTATGAGAGGAGAGTGAAaccatattttgtatttatttcggAGTTACAGTTTTGCATCAATGCCATTGTTTCGTTGTGGAATACAGGTTTAGTGGCAGAGATAAAAGATATCAGTGAGAAAAAGCATCAAGAAGATCTGCTTCAAGCTATTGCTGTTAGAACTATGCCCTCTTTTACTCCGGATTTGGAGTTTGATTATTGTGATACACAAATTCACGAGGATTTATATCTGCTAATCAAGTATTACTGTGAAGAAATATGTGCCACTGAACAATCAGATAAGGTAATGAAGCTGTGGATAACCTTTTTGGAGCCCATGTTTGGCACTCTTTCGAGGTCTCAAGGTGACCTTGCTATGGAAGATGTATCAAAGTTGAAAACCAACCAAGAATTGCATGATGCATGCGTGGCAGTGAAGGACAGCTCTTCTGGGTCAAAGGGTAAACATCCAATATCCCCAAAACTGCTGAAAGATAATCCAACAATGCAAGGAAGCTCGCCTGGGAAAGATGTCTCAGCCAATATAATGAAAGGTGCTCAGCATGATAAACTGCAAGATGATACAGATATGTCTTATGAGGTAACCCCTTGTGTGTGTGGAATTGTTTTTAAACTCAGGTTGTATGCACTTCAGTTGTGATGAAATTAAATAAGAGGTTTCCTTACTTAGTTATCAAATTGACACCTTGATGAGCAATCAGTAGAGACCAGTCATCAGTATATCTATTTACGAAACTTTATTGATGTTTACCTAATTTGGTTCATTGTCCGCAGGTTATTCAGTCTACCAAACTTGTGTCAGCCAGAAACGATCAGATAATGGAGGATGTATCAGTGGTAAATCATGAGGCTGAGCGAGAAGAGGGTGAATTATCTCCCACTAACAGTTGTGAGCAAGGTAACTTTGATGTTAGCGGACAAAATGGCCTCAAGCCTTTACAAAGGGTGATGGACAATGTAACAAGCAATACATACCAGCAAAGTTGTGATAAAAAGGGAGCATATTGCACTGAAACGGGAACAAAGGGAAATACTCACCCTGAAGATGACGAAAATTGTCACAAGTTATCAGAGGATAATGAGACCGCCTCTGAAAAGGTTGCTTCAGGAACCAAGTCTGGTTGTCATGAAAAGCATAAGGAGCCTATTAGTGTGGCTGGAGAGGTGGCTAATGGAAAAGAAGGTGAAGATGGATCCTTTGCATTTACAGAGCGGTTTCTGCAAACTGTAAAACCTGTTGCCAAGCATGTGTCTTGGCCACTGCAAGCTAGTGAAACTTGCTCTCAGAATGATTCTCGAGTTTTTTACGGGAATGATTCTTATTATGTGCTATTTAG from Camelina sativa cultivar DH55 chromosome 3, Cs, whole genome shotgun sequence includes:
- the LOC104768824 gene encoding serine/threonine-protein phosphatase PP2A-2 catalytic subunit-like; this encodes MPSNGDLDRQIEQLMECKPLSEADVRTLCDQARAILVEEYNVQPVKCPVTVCGDIHGQFYDLIELFRIGGNAPDTNYLFMGDYVDRGYYSVETVSLLVALKVRYRDRLTILRGNHESRQITQVYGFYDECLRKYGNANVWKYFTDLFDYLPLTALIESQVFCLHGGLSPSLDTLDNIRSLDRIQEVPHEGPMCDLLWSDPDDRCGWGISPRGAGYTFGQDIAAQFNHNNGLSLISRAHQLVMEGFNWCQDKNVVTVFSAPNYCYRCGNMAAILEIGENMEQNFLQFDPASRQVEPDTTRKTPDYFL